AGATCCGAGCGTTGCAGTGCCGCAACGGCTCCCACCGTGCCGTGCATGCCGGGCATGCCCATGTTGAGCTGGTGGCTGTCCGGGAACGCGCCGCGCGCCATCAGCGTGGTGACCACGGGGATGCCGGTCAGCTCGGCCAGTTCCAGCAGTTCCGGCGAGGCGTCGGCCTTGATCACGCCGCCGCCGACGTAGAGCACGGGCGACTTGGCTTCCAAGATCATCCGCGCGGCCTCGCGCACCTGCTTGCCGTGCGGCTTGGTCACCGGGCGGTAGCCGGGCAGCCGCATCTCCGGCGGCCAGCTGAAGGTCGTCTGCATCTGCAGCACGTCCTTCGGGATGTCGACGAGCACCGCGCCCGGCCGGCCGCTGGCGGCCAGGTAGAACGCCTCGGCGATGATGCGCGGGATGTCCACGCCCTCGGTGATGAGGAAGTTGTGCTTGGTGATCGGCATGGTGATGCCGGAGATATCGGCCTCTTGGAAGGCGTCCGTGCCGATCAGTCCGCGACCGACCTGCCCGGTGATCGCGACGATCGGCACCGAGTCCATCTGCGCGTCGGCGATCGGGGTGACCAGGTTGGTGGCGCCCGGGCCGGAGGTGGCCATGCAGACCCCGACCTTGCCGGTGGCCTGCGCGTAGCCGGTCGCGGCGTGACCCGCGCCCTGCTCGTGCCGGACCAGCACGTGGCGGACCTTGGTCGAGTCGAACAGCGGATCGTAGACCGGGAGAATCGCGCCGCCGGGAATGCCGAATACCGTGTCGACGCCGAGCTCTTCGAGCGAACGGACGACCGACTGCGCGCCGGTGACCCGCTCGGGCGGGACCTGGCGGCGGTTGGCCTGCGTCGTCGAGCTGCCGGCGCCCGGCTGATGGGCCGCAGGCGCCGGCCTGCGGGCCGAGGGCCCGGGCCGTGCGGTAGGTGCACTCACCGTCTTGTTCCTAACTGCTTGTCGTTCTGACCCCGGATTTGTGTCTGACATGCGGTGTCTTGCGACTCGCCCTGTCGGACAATTCGTCCGAACACAAAAAAGCCCCCGACAGCGCATGGCTGTTCGAGGGTGGCGCGTCGCAACGCGAGCTGACGTATTCGACTCAGGTAGTCAGGCTCAACGCTGGACGCGCCGGCCGATTACGAGCAACTCGTTTCGGTTCACGCGCATGACGGTATGTGTGCGTTGGCCGAAGAGTCAAACAGCTCCCATTATGTGGGATAGTGCGGCTGCTTGGGTCCTTCACCAGGATGCGAGGATGGTGGTGTGTCATCACCGCATCAGTCCGTGCCACCGGCTAAATCGTCCCACACCGCCACCGAGGGATCGGATACGGGTAGCGCCTCGACCGCCACTGTGATCCGCATCCCACGCCTGGCCTTCCTAGGCGTGTTCATCCTTCTGATGTGCATGTTCTTCATGTTCGTCGGCTGGCCCGCCGGGCTGTGGCCGCTGCTGCTGATCCCCGTCGCGGTGGCCGTCTGGGTACAGCGGACGCAGACCACGGTGTCCGACGCCGGGCTCGATCTGCGCACCGTATTCGGCTCGCGGCACCTGGACTGGTCTCAGCTGAAGGGGGTGCGTATCCCGAAGCGTGGATACGTGCGCGCCGATCTGGTGGACGGCACCGAGGTGAAATTGCCCGCGGTGAGTTATGACCGGGTGCGGGATCTGGCGGCGGCCTCGCACGGGTGGATTCCCGATCCGTATGTGGTGCCCAAGGAAGAGCCGGCCGACAATTCGGCGGACGCGGAATCGGCCGACAAGTCGAGTGATGACACCGCGAGCGCCGAAAGCGCGAACACCGATGCCGAGAACACCCCCGGGGACAAGAACGCGCAATAAGGCGCGAGCCGGAACAAAGTGCCGGCGCTACGATGTTGTCGGCTATGCGATGCGGTCACCGCGTCGGGCGGATCCGTCCCGGCGCGCACCCCGCGAGCCCGACGGGCCGGCACCTCCGGCGACACCGTCAGCGCCGACGACCACCACTCGCGGCGACCCACGACACCGCACCACCTGGCACGGACCAGGCCGACGGCCACGAGCCGCGCCCGACCGGCGGTAAGCCCACCTCCACGCGGGAGTACCGTGAAACGGCCGCGGAGCCAAGCTCCGCGCCCGTCGCACCGCAGCCCCCGCGACCAGACCGAGGACCCTCTATGCCACCGCTTCGTTCACGCACCACCACCGTCGGCCGCAATGCCGCAGGCGCCCGCGCGCTCTGGCGCGCCACCGGCATGACCGACACCGATTTCGGCAAGCCGATCATCGCCATCGCGAACTCCTACACCCAGTTCGTGCCCGGCCACGTGCACCTGAAGAACGTCGGCGAGATCGTCGCCGAGGCGGTACGGGCCGCAGGCGGTGTGCCCCGCGAATTCCACACTATCGCCGTCGACGACGGCATCGCGATGGGCCACGGCGGCATGCTCTACTCGCTGCCCTCGCGCGAAATCATCGCCGACTCCGTGGAATACATGGCGAACGCGCACACCGCCGACGCACTGGTGTGCATCTCCAACTGCGACAAGATCACCCCGGGCATGCTGAATGCCGCTATGCGGCTGAACATTCCGGCGGTGTTCGTCTCCGGCGGGCCGATGGAGGCGGGCAAGGCCGTTGTGGTCGGCGGCGTCGCGCAGGCACCGACCGACCTGATCACCGCGATCTCCGCGAGCGCGAATCAGGCTGTGTCCGAAGAAGGTTTGTCCGAGGTCGAACGGTCCGCCTGTCCGACCTGCGGGTCGTGCTCGGGCATGTTCACCGCGAACTCGATGAACTGCCTCACCGAGGCGCTGGGACTCGCGTTGCCGGGCAACGGTTCCACGCTGGCCACCCACGAAGCGCGCCGGGCGCTGTTCGAGCGGGCGGGCACCGTGATCGTCGATATCGCCAACCGCTGGTACCGCGATGACGACGCGTCGGTGCTGCCGCGGAACGTGGCCGATGCCAAGGCTTTCCGCAACGCGATGGCGCTCGATGTCGCGATGGGCGGCTCCACCAACACGGTGCTGCACACGCTGGCCGCCGCGCAGGAAGGTGAGATCGACTTCGATCTGCACACCATCGAGGAGACCAGTCGCCGGGTGCCGACCCTGTCCAAGGTGTCACCCAACTCCGACTACCACATGGAAGACGTGCACCGGGCCGGTGGCATCCCCGCCATCCTCGGCGAACTGCGCCGCGCCGGACTGCTCGAAACCGACGTGCGCACGGTGCACTCGGCCAGCTTCGACGAGTGGCTCGACACCTGGGACATCCGCTCCGGCAAGGCTTCCGACGAGGCGCTCGAGCTGTTCCATGCCGCACCCGGCGGTGTGCGCACGACCGAACCGTTCTCCACCGCGAATCGCTGGTCCTCGCTCGACACCGATGCCGCGGGCGGCTGCATCCGCGATATCGAGCACGCGTACACGAAGGAGGGCGGCCTGGTCGTGTTGCGCGGCAACGTCGCTCCCGACGGCGCCGTGCTCAAGACCGCGGGCATCGATGAGGAACTGTTCACCTTCCAGGGGCCCGCGCTCGTCGTGGAATCCCAGGAGGAGGCGGTCTCGGTGATCCTCGACAAGACGATCAAGCCGGGTGACGTGCTCGTCGTCCGCTACGAAGGTCCCGCGGGCGGGCCCGGCATGCAGGAGATGTTGCACCCCA
This genomic stretch from Nocardia brasiliensis ATCC 700358 harbors:
- the ilvD gene encoding dihydroxy-acid dehydratase, which encodes MPPLRSRTTTVGRNAAGARALWRATGMTDTDFGKPIIAIANSYTQFVPGHVHLKNVGEIVAEAVRAAGGVPREFHTIAVDDGIAMGHGGMLYSLPSREIIADSVEYMANAHTADALVCISNCDKITPGMLNAAMRLNIPAVFVSGGPMEAGKAVVVGGVAQAPTDLITAISASANQAVSEEGLSEVERSACPTCGSCSGMFTANSMNCLTEALGLALPGNGSTLATHEARRALFERAGTVIVDIANRWYRDDDASVLPRNVADAKAFRNAMALDVAMGGSTNTVLHTLAAAQEGEIDFDLHTIEETSRRVPTLSKVSPNSDYHMEDVHRAGGIPAILGELRRAGLLETDVRTVHSASFDEWLDTWDIRSGKASDEALELFHAAPGGVRTTEPFSTANRWSSLDTDAAGGCIRDIEHAYTKEGGLVVLRGNVAPDGAVLKTAGIDEELFTFQGPALVVESQEEAVSVILDKTIKPGDVLVVRYEGPAGGPGMQEMLHPTAFLKGAGLGKQCALITDGRFSGGTSGLSIGHISPEAASGGTIGLIENGDQIRIDVSTRTLEVLVDDAVLAERRAKMEAAERPWQPVNRDRQVTTALRAYAALATSADKGAVRYVP
- a CDS encoding PH domain-containing protein yields the protein MFILLMCMFFMFVGWPAGLWPLLLIPVAVAVWVQRTQTTVSDAGLDLRTVFGSRHLDWSQLKGVRIPKRGYVRADLVDGTEVKLPAVSYDRVRDLAAASHGWIPDPYVVPKEEPADNSADAESADKSSDDTASAESANTDAENTPGDKNAQ